The following proteins are encoded in a genomic region of Deltaproteobacteria bacterium:
- the larE gene encoding ATP-dependent sacrificial sulfur transferase LarE: protein MREDALAAKLAALRAGLNELGATLLAFSGGVDSSFVLRIAHEVLGGRLTALTSVSPTNPEHDTSHAVALARSLGVRHLLIPSNELEVPGYAANPTNRCYLCKNRLYEICAAEARRLGIASIIDGVNADDLADYRPGLRAADERGVRHPLVDSGIGKEHVRALSRAHGLASWDRPASPCLSSRFPYGTAITPESLRMVATAEDGLRTLGFRTLRVRFHGTLARVEIDAAELPHLADSTLRTALVAVVRAAGFASVEIDPQGFRSGSLNAGLSGRVHP from the coding sequence ATGCGCGAGGACGCGCTCGCGGCCAAGCTCGCCGCGCTACGCGCCGGCCTGAACGAACTCGGCGCGACGCTGCTCGCCTTCTCGGGCGGCGTCGACTCGTCGTTCGTCCTGCGGATCGCCCACGAAGTCCTCGGCGGCCGCCTGACCGCGCTCACCTCCGTCTCGCCGACGAATCCCGAGCACGATACGTCGCACGCGGTCGCGCTCGCGCGCTCGCTCGGCGTGCGACACCTGCTGATCCCGTCGAACGAGCTCGAAGTGCCGGGCTATGCCGCCAACCCGACGAACCGCTGCTACCTCTGCAAGAACCGCCTCTACGAGATCTGCGCCGCGGAGGCTCGGCGGCTCGGCATCGCGTCCATCATCGACGGCGTGAACGCCGATGACCTCGCCGACTACCGGCCGGGCCTGCGCGCGGCGGACGAGCGCGGCGTCCGCCATCCGCTGGTCGATTCGGGCATCGGCAAGGAGCACGTACGCGCCTTGAGCCGGGCGCACGGGCTCGCGAGCTGGGACCGTCCCGCCAGCCCGTGCCTGTCGTCCCGATTTCCGTACGGGACCGCGATCACACCGGAAAGCCTGCGCATGGTGGCGACCGCGGAGGACGGACTCCGGACGCTCGGTTTTCGGACGCTCCGCGTCCGCTTCCACGGCACGTTGGCGCGCGTCGAGATCGACGCCGCCGAGCTGCCGCACCTCGCGGATTCCACGCTCCGGACCGCGCTCGTGGCCGTCGTCCGCGCGGCGGGATTCGCGTCCGTGGAAATCGATCCGCAGGGGTTCCGGTCCGGCAGCCTGAACGCGGGGCTCAGCGGACGAGTGCACCCCTGA
- the cysK gene encoding cysteine synthase A, with protein MSSSAVTADSLLDLVGNTPVVRLNRIVPQGSAEIWAKLESFNPGGSVKDRICLAMIEEAERTGRLRPGATIVEPTSGNTGIGLALVCAIKGYHLILTMPDTMSEERRSLLTAYGARLVLTPDTRGMHGAIRKAEEIVTEHPDYFMPQQFANPANPEVHRRTTARELLGQFDRIDAFVAGVGTGGTVTGVGEVLREHVPGILVVAVEPAASPVLSGGEPGFHTIQGWGAGFVPEILNTKVYHEVMAVTDAAAAACTRRLAREEGILGGISCGGVCVAALEIAKRLGPGKIVVTVFPDTGERYLTTDLFHAEGI; from the coding sequence ATGTCGTCGTCCGCGGTCACCGCCGACTCCCTCCTCGATCTGGTCGGCAACACCCCGGTCGTGCGATTGAACCGGATCGTCCCGCAAGGCTCCGCGGAGATCTGGGCGAAGCTCGAGTCGTTCAACCCGGGCGGAAGCGTGAAGGACCGCATCTGCCTCGCGATGATCGAGGAGGCCGAGCGCACGGGCCGGCTCCGACCGGGCGCGACGATCGTCGAGCCGACCAGCGGCAACACCGGCATCGGCCTCGCGCTCGTATGCGCGATCAAAGGGTACCACCTCATCCTCACGATGCCGGACACGATGAGCGAGGAACGTCGCAGCCTGCTGACCGCGTACGGCGCGAGGCTCGTGCTCACGCCCGACACCCGTGGCATGCACGGCGCCATCCGCAAAGCGGAAGAGATCGTCACCGAGCACCCCGACTACTTCATGCCGCAGCAGTTCGCGAATCCGGCGAACCCCGAAGTGCACCGCCGAACGACCGCGCGCGAGCTTCTCGGACAGTTCGACCGCATCGACGCCTTCGTGGCGGGCGTCGGAACGGGCGGCACGGTGACGGGCGTCGGCGAGGTGTTGCGCGAGCACGTGCCCGGGATCCTCGTCGTCGCCGTCGAGCCCGCCGCCTCCCCGGTGCTCTCGGGTGGAGAGCCCGGATTCCACACGATCCAGGGATGGGGCGCCGGCTTCGTGCCCGAGATCCTCAACACGAAGGTGTACCACGAGGTGATGGCCGTGACGGACGCGGCGGCAGCCGCCTGCACGCGCCGCCTCGCCCGCGAAGAAGGCATCCTCGGCGGCATCTCGTGCGGCGGGGTGTGCGTCGCGGCGCTGGAGATCGCGAAGCGCCTCGGCCCCGGGAAGATCGTGGTGACGGTCTTCCCCGATACGGGCGAGCGCTACCTCACGACGGACCTCTTCCACGCCGAAGGCATCTGA
- the ispD gene encoding 2-C-methyl-D-erythritol 4-phosphate cytidylyltransferase, translating to MSDVEVILVAGGTGRRFGGAVPKQFQPLGGRPMLAVAASRFVGVPDIARLIVVVADEERERCARMLESLALPIRFASAGAERQRSVARGIAALDPSCAIVAVHDAARPLVRSTDVAACIAAARTTGAAILATPVLDSVKRVRDGRIVATVPRADLWLAQTPQVFAADLLRRAHVEAPRDEVATDDAALVERLGVEVAIVPGHPSNRKITTREDLAWAERVLAASAG from the coding sequence ATGTCCGACGTCGAGGTCATCCTCGTCGCGGGGGGTACCGGACGGCGCTTCGGCGGTGCCGTTCCGAAGCAGTTCCAGCCGCTCGGCGGACGTCCGATGCTCGCGGTGGCGGCGAGCCGCTTCGTCGGCGTTCCCGACATCGCGCGTCTGATCGTCGTCGTCGCCGACGAGGAGCGCGAACGCTGCGCGCGGATGCTCGAGTCCCTCGCGTTGCCCATCCGGTTCGCGTCGGCCGGTGCGGAGCGGCAGCGCTCGGTCGCGAGAGGCATCGCCGCGCTCGACCCGAGCTGCGCGATCGTGGCCGTGCATGACGCCGCGCGTCCGCTCGTGCGCTCCACCGACGTCGCTGCGTGTATCGCCGCGGCGCGGACGACGGGGGCCGCGATCCTCGCGACGCCGGTGCTCGATTCGGTGAAGCGCGTGCGCGACGGGCGGATCGTCGCGACCGTTCCGCGCGCCGATCTTTGGCTCGCGCAGACACCGCAAGTCTTCGCCGCCGATCTGCTCCGCCGCGCGCATGTCGAGGCCCCGCGCGACGAGGTGGCGACCGACGATGCCGCACTCGTCGAGCGCCTCGGCGTCGAGGTGGCCATCGTGCCGGGGCACCCGAGCAACCGGAAGATCACGACGCGGGAAGATCTGGCCTGGGCGGAGCGCGTGCTCGCGGCTTCCGCTGGCTGA
- a CDS encoding CarD family transcriptional regulator: MTNTFKVGEKVVYPAHGVGVIESIQTKTISGTARKFYMLRILDSDMTIMIPTENVGSVGLRRIIGRDMVAKVYKILRDKKVEIDQQTWNRRYREYTEKIKTGSVLEIAKVLRDLFVLKGDKELSFGERKMLDTARNLLVKELAIAKSHSEDKIMEELKTIFAH; encoded by the coding sequence GTGACCAATACGTTCAAGGTCGGTGAGAAGGTCGTCTATCCGGCGCACGGCGTCGGCGTCATCGAGAGCATCCAGACGAAGACGATCTCCGGTACCGCCCGCAAGTTCTACATGCTGCGCATTCTCGACAGCGACATGACCATCATGATCCCGACGGAGAACGTCGGGAGCGTGGGTCTGCGCCGCATCATCGGCCGCGACATGGTCGCGAAGGTCTACAAGATCCTGCGGGACAAGAAGGTCGAGATCGACCAGCAGACGTGGAATCGCCGCTACCGCGAGTACACCGAGAAGATCAAGACCGGTTCGGTCCTCGAGATCGCCAAGGTGCTGCGCGACCTCTTCGTCCTCAAGGGCGACAAGGAACTGTCATTCGGCGAGCGCAAGATGCTCGACACGGCGCGCAACCTCCTGGTGAAGGAGCTCGCGATCGCCAAGTCGCACTCCGAGGACAAGATCATGGAGGAGCTGAAGACGATCTTCGCCCATTGA